In Phragmites australis chromosome 17, lpPhrAust1.1, whole genome shotgun sequence, the following are encoded in one genomic region:
- the LOC133896609 gene encoding pentatricopeptide repeat-containing protein At1g20300, mitochondrial-like — translation MALLLKPRHHHSATGRFLFLRRLGDGAPTPPTPTDTSHPPLTPAETKLLDALHAALLDHRRAHPAAQLPASPPFDPLPSLSAAISGLLPSPPSPHLPLHLLRRLLALRRGVPLLEAVAFFHHLVPSLPADALPNLYATMIDLLAKHNHFPLARHLLDEMREQAVPISLQLLLALIRRYVRAEMSSEAAELFRRMEEYGAGAPEPATLTFLLSALSKKRLANEAQALFDSYKSVFAPDVVLYTNVVHAWCRAGQLDEAERVFAEMQQSGITPNVYTYTAVIDAMYRAGQVPRAQELLCQMIDSGSPPNTATFNAIMRAHVKAGRSEQVLQVHNQMRQLGCEPDIITYNFLIETHCGKGQGNLDAALKVLAKMTAKGCVPDCHTFNPIFKLVLVLGNVNAARKLYEQMRELQCKPNVVTYNLLLKLFNKEKSMDMVLRMKKDMDVEGVEPNMHTYAALIEAFCGRGNWRRAHTTLKEMVEEKSFKPSKQVYDMVLALLRKAGQLKKHEELVELMADRGFISRPANDVLWNTLSAC, via the coding sequence ATGGCTCTCCTCCTCAAGCCCAGGCACCACCACTCCGCCACCGGACGCTTCCTCTTCCTGCGCCGCCTGGGCGACGGCGCACCGACCCCACCGACCCCGACGGACACCTCGCATCCGCCCCTGACCCCTGCCGAGACCAAGCTCCTGGACGCCCTACACGCGGCGCTCCTCGACCACCGCCGCGCGCACCCGGCCGCCCAGCTCCCGGCCTCCCCGCCGTTCGACCCGCTCCCGTCCCTCTCCGCGGCTATCTCCGGCCTGCTCCCTTCCCCGCCTTCCCCCCACCTcccgctccacctcctccgccgcctacTCGCCCTCCGCCGCGGCGTCCCGCTCCTTGAGGCCGTCGCTTTTTTCCACCACCTCGTCCCCTCCCTTCCCGCCGACGCCCTCCCCAATCTCTACGCCACTATGATAGACCTGCTCGCCAAGCACAACCATTTCCCGCTCGCGCGCCACCTGCTCGACGAAATGCGGGAGCAAGCCGTCCCCATCTCATTGCAGCTCCTCCTCGCCCTGATCCGCCGGTACGTCCGGGCGGAGATGTCATCGGAGGCTGCCGAGCTGTTCCGCCGCATGGAGGAGTATGGCGCCGGGGCTCCGGAGCCCGCCACACTGACTTTCCTCCTCAGCGCTCTCTCCAAGAAGCGCCTTGCCAATGAGGCGCAGGCGCTGTTCGATAGCTACAAGTCTGTCTTTGCACCGGATGTTGTGCTCTACACAAACGTGGTTCACGCGTGGTGCCGTGCAGGGCAGCTCGATGAGGCCGAGCGTGTGTTCGCCGAGATGCAACAATCAGGGATCACGCCGAATGTGTATACCTACACAGCTGTGATTGATGCAATGTATCGTGCAGGGCAGGTTCCCCGTGCGCAGGAGCTCCTGTGCCAGATGATTGATTCTGGGAGCCCACCAAATACGGCAACGTTCAATGCCATCATGCGGGCGCATGTCAAGGCCGGCCGTTCTGAGCAGGTGCTGCAGGTGCACAACCAGATGCGGCAGCTTGGGTGCGAACCAGACATTATCACATACAATTTCTTGATTGAAACTCACTGTGGGAAGGGGCAGGGCAACCTTGATGCAGCATTGAAAGTGCTTGCAAAAATGACTGCAAAAGGGTGTGTTCCTGACTGTCACACGTTCAATCCCATCTTCAAGCTTGTACTTGTGCTCGGCAATGTAAATGCTGCACGGAAGTTGTATGAACAGATGAGGGAGCTGCAATGTAAGCCGAATGTCGTGACATATAATTTGCTTCTAAAGCTGTTCAATAAGGAGAAGTCAATGGACATGGTTCTGAGGATGAAGAAGGACATGGATGTGGAAGGAGTGGAGCCCAACATGCATACCTATGCAGCTCTGATTGAGGCATTCTGTGGGAGGGGGAACTGGAGGCGTGCCCACACAACACTGAAGGAAATGGTTGAGGAGAAGTCCTTCAAACCCTCAAAGCAGGTTTATGATATGGTATTGGCCCTTTTGAGGAAGGCTGGACAGCtcaagaagcatgaagagcttgtTGAACTGATGGCTGACCGGGGTTTCATTAGCCGCCCAGCAAATGATGTGTTGTGGAACACACTATCTGCTTGCTGA
- the LOC133897369 gene encoding serine/threonine protein phosphatase 2A 57 kDa regulatory subunit B' alpha isoform-like: MQEQPPLCGRRLGPKPKPQARRPLQRAAFTSASLASRSETIAPFGVFSIPAFLLSFTRPRARLSEVLSRDLSLSLSLSLSLCQGCGGESSKAALGGEEEEEEAMGAAMAEVVPNAPSAKRRSTTLRFLFESEKPDGLLPGTAKLPPPSPEPEADSLIDKIASCNRLFTFVDAGECEEKRNAKRDRLGEVLAAVRSSGKQPLDHRVLVALVKMVGANLFRTMPPSAYPLLPPDGVDEEVPVMLLAPSWPHLQVVYDIILAVVTGADAKTLRNHIDRAFLSGLLALFGSEDPRERDRLKTVYHQLYSKLTCERAFMRRSMSAAFLRFVYETSPSERHYGVDELLEICGSIINGFAVPLKEEHRAFLMRVLLPLHRTRWVHTYHRQLAYCVLQFVQKEPELADAVVRGILRHWPVTNCQKEVLLIDELQEILEVLEPKQFEKLAVPICSRIARCVSSCSSQVAERALYVWDNERFLQLASGSPGVMEKILPPFVASVESNLELHWSKCVQQVTASVKSLLEQVAPDLYARCVDDLAARRSEAEVAAAVRDARWRKLELAAAAAAAKK, encoded by the exons ATGCAAGAGCAACCCCCCTTGTGCGGCCGGCGACTGGGACCAAAGCCGAAGCCGCAAGCGCGGCGTCCCCTCCAACGCGCGGCGTTTACAAGCGCCTCGCTCGCCAGCCGCAGCGAAACCATCGCCCCGTTTGGCGTCTTCTCCATCCCTGCGTTTCTCTTAAGTTTCACCCGCCCGCGCGCCCGCTTGAGTGAGGTGCTCTCTCgtgacctctctctctctctctctctctctctctctctctgccaagGCTGTGGGGGCGAGAGCAGCAAGGCCGCgttgggaggagaggaggaagaagaagaggctatGGGCGCTGCTATGGCAGAGGTGGTGCCCAATGCGCCGTCGGCCAAACGGAGGTCAACCACGCTGAGGTTCCTGTTCGAGTCGGAGAAGCCGGATGGCTTGCTGCCCGGCACGGCAAAGCTGCCGCCTCCGTCCCCGGAGCCCGAGGCCGACAGCCTCATCGACAAGATCGCCTCGTGCAACCGCCTCTTCACGTTCGTCGACGCGGGCGAGTGCGAGGAGAAGCGGAACGCGAAGCGGGACCGACTGGGGGAGGTGCTCGCCGCCGTCCGGTCGAGCGGGAAGCAGCCGCTGGACCACCGGGTGTTGGTGGCGCTGGTGAAGATGGTCGGCGCCAACCTATTCCGGACAATGCCGCCGTCGGCCTACCCGCTGCTGCCCCCAGACGGCGTGGACGAGGAGGTGCCAGTGATGTTGCTGGCCCCGTCGTGGCCGCACCTCCAGGTGGTCTACGACATCATCCTCGCCGTGGTCACCGGCGCCGACGCCAAGACGCTCCGCAACCACATCGACCGCGCCTTCCTCTCCGGCCTCCTCGCGCTGTTCGGCTCCGAGGACCCCCGGGAGCGCGACCGGCTCAAGACTGTGTACCACCAGCTCTACTCCAAGCTCACCTGCGAGCGCGCCTTCATGCGGCGGTCCATGAGCGCCGCGTTCCTGCGGTTCGTCTACGAGACGTCCCCCTCGGAGCGCCACTACGGCGTCGACGAGCTGCTGGAGATCTGCGGTAGCATCATCAACGGCTTCGCCGTGCCGCTCAAGGAGGAGCACCGGGCGTTCCTGATGCGCGTGCTGCTGCCGTTGCACCGGACCAGGTGGGTGCACACCTACCATCGCCAGCTCGCCTACTGCGTGCTCCAGTTCGTGCAGAAGGAACCGGAGCTCGCCGACGCGGTGGTCAGGGGGATCCTGCGCCACTGGCCCGTGACCAACTGCCAGAAGGAGGTGTTGCTCATCGACGAGCTCCAGGAGATCCTCGAGGTCCTCGAGCCGAAGCAGTTCGAGAAGCTCGCCGTGCCCATCTGCTCGCGGATCGCGCGCTGCGTCAGTAGCTGCAGCTCTCAG GTGGCCGAGAGGGCGTTGTACGTGTGGGACAACGAGCGGTTCCTGCAGCTGGCGTCGGGGTCGCCGGGTGTGATGGAGAAGATCCTGCCGCCGTTCGTGGCAAGCGTGGAGAGCAACCTGGAGCTGCACTGGAGCAAGTGCGTGCAGCAGGTGACGGCCAGTGTCAAGTCCCTCCTCGAACAGGTAGCGCCGGACCTGTACGCGCGGTGCGTCGACGACCTCGCCGCGAGGCGGTCCgaggccgaggtggcggccgccGTGCGGGACGCGCGGTGGCGGAAGCTCGagctggccgccgccgccgccgccgcgaagAAGTAG